The following proteins are encoded in a genomic region of Streptococcus gwangjuense:
- a CDS encoding DEAD/DEAH box helicase — protein MKVNPNYLGRLFTENELTEEERQLAEKLPAMRKEKGKLFCQRCDSAILDEWYLPIGAYYCRECLIMKRIRSDQALYYFPQEDFPKQDVLKWRGQLTPFQEKVSKGLIQAVDKQEPTLVHAVTGAGKTEMIYQVVAKVIDEGGAVCLASPRIDVCLELYKRLQDDFACEIALLHGESEPYFRTPLVVATTHQLLKFYHAFDLLIVDEVDAFPYVDNPTLYHAVKNSVKKNGLRIFLTATSTDELDRKVRIGELKRLSLPRRFHGNPLIIPKPVWLSDFNRYLDKNRLSPKLKFYIEKQRKTGYPLLIFASEIKKGEQLKEVLQKEFSHEKIGFVSSVTEDRLEQVQAFRDGELTILISTTILERGVTFPCVDVFVVEANHRLFTKSSLIQIGGRVGRSMDRPTGDLLFFHDGLNASIKKAIKEIQQMNKEASL, from the coding sequence ATGAAAGTAAATCCAAATTATCTCGGTCGGTTGTTTACGGAGAATGAATTAACAGAAGAGGAACGTCAGTTGGCGGAGAAACTTCCAGCAATGAGAAAGGAGAAAGGGAAACTTTTCTGTCAACGTTGTGATAGTGCTATTTTAGATGAATGGTATTTGCCCATCGGTGCTTACTATTGTCGGGAGTGCTTAATTATGAAGCGAATTAGGAGTGATCAAGCTTTATACTATTTCCCACAGGAGGATTTTCCGAAGCAAGATGTTCTTAAATGGCGTGGTCAATTAACTCCTTTTCAAGAGAAGGTGTCAAAGGGATTGATTCAAGCGGTAGATAAGCAGGAACCAACCTTGGTTCACGCTGTAACAGGAGCTGGAAAGACAGAGATGATTTACCAAGTTGTGGCCAAAGTGATTGATGAAGGTGGTGCAGTTTGTTTGGCCAGCCCTAGAATCGATGTGTGTTTGGAGCTGTATAAGCGACTGCAAGATGATTTTGCTTGCGAGATAGCTTTACTACACGGAGAATCAGAACCATATTTTCGAACACCACTAGTTGTTGCAACGACTCATCAGCTGTTAAAATTTTATCATGCTTTTGATTTGCTAATAGTGGATGAAGTAGATGCTTTTCCTTATGTTGACAACCCTACGCTTTACCATGCTGTCAAGAATAGTGTAAAGAAGAATGGCTTGAGAATCTTTTTAACAGCAACTTCTACCGATGAGTTAGATAGGAAGGTTCGCATCGGAGAATTAAAACGATTGAGTTTGCCTAGACGGTTTCATGGAAATCCTTTGATTATTCCTAAACCTGTCTGGTTATCCGATTTTAATCGCTATTTGGATAAGAATCGTTTATCACCAAAGTTAAAGTTTTATATTGAGAAACAGAGAAAGACAGGTTATCCGTTACTCATTTTTGCTTCAGAAATTAAGAAAGGGGAGCAATTGAAAGAAGTCTTACAGAAGGAATTTTCGCATGAGAAAATTGGTTTTGTGTCTTCAGTTACGGAAGATCGATTAGAGCAGGTGCAAGCTTTTCGAGATGGAGAACTGACAATACTTATCAGTACGACAATCTTGGAGCGTGGAGTTACCTTCCCTTGTGTGGATGTTTTTGTAGTAGAAGCCAACCATCGTCTGTTTACCAAATCTAGTTTGATTCAGATTGGTGGACGAGTTGGACGAAGCATGGATAGACCGACAGGAGATTTGCTTTTCTTCCATGACGGGTTAAATGCTTCAATCAAAAAGGCAATTAAGGAAATTCAACAGATGAATAAGGAGGCGAGTCTATGA